A window of Brachybacterium fresconis contains these coding sequences:
- the hemQ gene encoding hydrogen peroxide-dependent heme synthase, giving the protein MTSPEELATTTRYTSYTVFRRISGLTEDGEVTAAQITAALGDVTGLMDAEGAEILGFYDVSGFRAEADLMLWLAADEPAALQSALREFERSLPGTWLHREWAGVGVHRMAEFARGHVPSYMVPGSERKQWITVYPFVRSYDWYLLPDDERHRMLREHGMLGREYPQVNANTVAAFALGDYEWLLSFEADDLHDLVDMMRHLRYSDARLHVRDELPFHTGRRLGSHEDVAELLA; this is encoded by the coding sequence ATGACCTCCCCCGAAGAGCTCGCGACGACCACCCGCTACACCAGCTACACCGTCTTCCGCCGGATCTCCGGCCTGACCGAGGACGGCGAGGTCACCGCCGCGCAGATCACCGCCGCCCTCGGCGACGTCACCGGACTGATGGACGCGGAGGGGGCCGAGATCCTGGGCTTCTACGACGTCTCCGGCTTCCGGGCCGAGGCCGATCTGATGCTCTGGCTCGCCGCCGACGAGCCGGCCGCCCTGCAGTCCGCGCTGCGCGAGTTCGAGCGGTCCCTGCCGGGCACCTGGCTGCATCGCGAGTGGGCCGGCGTCGGCGTGCACCGGATGGCGGAGTTCGCCCGCGGCCACGTGCCCTCCTACATGGTGCCGGGCAGCGAGCGGAAGCAGTGGATCACCGTCTACCCCTTCGTGCGCAGCTACGACTGGTACCTCCTGCCCGACGACGAGCGCCATCGCATGCTGCGCGAGCACGGGATGCTGGGCCGTGAGTACCCGCAGGTCAACGCCAACACGGTGGCGGCCTTCGCCCTCGGCGACTACGAGTGGCTGCTCTCCTTCGAGGCGGATGACCTCCACGACCTGGTCGACATGATGCGCCACCTGCGCTACTCCGACGCCCGTCTGCACGTGCGCGACGAGCTGCCTTTCCACACCGGACGCCGGCTCGGGAGCCACGAGGACGTCGCCGAGCTGCTCGCCTGA
- a CDS encoding ferrochelatase, with product MTIPPLDTTQYDAILFASFGGPEGQDDVIPFLRNVTAGRGVPDERLEEVAGHYRALGGRSPITAQNRAMIAALRTELASREIDLPIYFGNRNWEPYTADALSSLHADGHRRVLALLTSAYSSYSGCRQYREDFARRLDEADLLDEVTIDTSRSYFNHPGFLAPVVDGVRTALSDLERAGHDTDQVRVLFSTHSIPTAMNDASGPVTPGDQEQGDWYVRQHLAACRYVMDQLHDDLPVEPEWELVYQSRSGSPRTPWLEPDVNDVIERVAEDGSAEAVVVVPIGFVTDHVEVIWDLDTEAKETAEQKQLAFRRVATSGTDPRFIAALGDIVAEHLDPSRERVAVTELGAVEDVCGHNCCQVDAGRAVPAEQSVNTLVEIAAHLREREAAPAGVSS from the coding sequence ATGACCATCCCCCCGCTCGATACGACCCAGTACGACGCGATCCTCTTCGCCTCCTTCGGCGGCCCCGAGGGGCAGGACGACGTGATCCCGTTCCTGCGCAACGTCACCGCCGGCCGCGGCGTGCCCGATGAGCGCCTCGAGGAGGTCGCCGGCCACTACCGCGCCCTCGGCGGCCGCTCCCCCATCACCGCGCAGAACCGCGCGATGATCGCGGCGCTCCGGACGGAGCTCGCCTCCCGCGAGATCGATCTGCCGATCTACTTCGGCAACCGCAACTGGGAGCCGTACACGGCCGATGCGCTCTCCTCGCTGCACGCCGACGGGCACCGCCGCGTGCTCGCCCTGCTCACCAGCGCCTACTCCTCCTATTCCGGGTGCCGCCAGTACCGCGAGGACTTCGCGCGGCGACTGGACGAGGCCGACCTGCTGGACGAGGTCACCATCGATACGTCCCGCTCCTACTTCAACCACCCCGGCTTCCTGGCCCCGGTCGTCGACGGGGTGCGGACGGCGCTGAGCGATCTCGAGCGCGCCGGCCACGACACGGACCAGGTGCGCGTGCTGTTCTCGACCCACTCGATCCCCACGGCCATGAACGACGCCTCCGGACCGGTCACCCCGGGCGACCAGGAGCAGGGCGACTGGTACGTGCGCCAGCACCTGGCCGCCTGCCGCTACGTCATGGACCAGCTGCACGACGATCTGCCCGTCGAGCCGGAGTGGGAGCTGGTCTACCAGTCCCGCTCGGGTTCCCCGCGCACCCCGTGGCTCGAGCCCGACGTCAACGACGTCATCGAGCGCGTCGCCGAGGACGGCTCCGCCGAGGCGGTGGTCGTGGTGCCGATCGGTTTCGTCACCGACCACGTCGAGGTGATCTGGGACCTCGACACCGAGGCGAAGGAGACCGCCGAGCAGAAGCAGCTGGCCTTCCGCCGCGTCGCCACCTCCGGCACCGATCCGCGCTTCATCGCCGCGCTGGGGGACATCGTCGCCGAGCACCTCGACCCCTCGCGGGAGCGGGTCGCGGTCACCGAGCTCGGGGCGGTCGAGGACGTGTGCGGGCACAACTGCTGTCAGGTCGACGCCGGCAGGGCGGTGCCGGCCGAGCAGAGCGTGAACACCCTCGTCGAGATCGCGGCGCACCTGCGCGAGCGGGAGGCGGCCCCGGCGGGAGTGTCCTCATGA
- a CDS encoding glutamyl-tRNA reductase — translation MLAALRATHEHLDLEVLDALTRDAGTLPAVIEQLQTERAEASGAAPVVAGQVVVSTCNRLEVYLDVDRFHEGIDLVIDAIARTSGLERDVVSLCFDAAMDAPVPQHLYEVTSGLRSLVLGEAEIAGQVRQSYEAARRDGRTTSMLHDLFQHGFRCAKRVATQAPVGAAGRSGAAVAVQRAGVELGGFESRTVLIVGTGAYARLGLAELARRGVTDLRVYSPSGRAAGFAERHGAEVVAADGLDRALREADLVLACSGRGTSLFPEQFLGAGRTIVLDLALHSDLHPLVSHLKGVTVLGLGDLAVGIGAGDDPALTAAREIVEETAEAFRAQQEVRRIDPAMAAMRREVADAADEEIDRLRRDVAGETADVLDRSVRRILAKVMHHPAERARHLAEAGFADAYVEAFHTIFGIDISSGATGDGTSGPVGTSGPDGTSGPDGVVPAGWMRVDRTVPPQLTGQELGTDAPRIDDLRAQAPATVPVATLARLALREGHCPAGFGPGDADPGTGGRVSPDA, via the coding sequence ATGCTCGCCGCTCTCCGTGCCACCCATGAGCATCTCGATCTCGAGGTGCTCGACGCCCTGACCCGGGATGCAGGCACCCTTCCGGCGGTCATCGAGCAGCTCCAGACCGAGCGGGCGGAGGCGAGCGGCGCCGCCCCGGTGGTGGCCGGCCAGGTGGTGGTCAGCACCTGCAACCGCCTCGAGGTCTACCTCGACGTGGACCGCTTCCACGAGGGCATCGATCTCGTGATCGACGCGATCGCCCGCACCAGCGGGCTCGAGCGCGACGTGGTCTCGCTGTGCTTCGACGCCGCGATGGACGCCCCCGTCCCCCAGCACCTGTACGAGGTCACCTCCGGACTGCGCTCCCTGGTGCTCGGCGAGGCCGAGATCGCCGGTCAGGTGCGCCAGTCCTACGAGGCCGCCCGTCGCGACGGCCGCACCACCTCGATGCTCCACGACCTCTTCCAGCACGGTTTCCGCTGCGCGAAGCGGGTCGCGACCCAGGCTCCCGTCGGCGCCGCCGGACGCTCCGGCGCGGCGGTCGCGGTGCAGCGGGCCGGTGTCGAGCTCGGCGGCTTCGAGTCCCGCACCGTGCTGATCGTCGGCACCGGGGCCTACGCCCGTCTGGGGCTGGCCGAGCTGGCCCGGCGCGGCGTCACGGATCTGCGGGTGTACTCCCCCTCGGGGCGCGCCGCCGGCTTCGCCGAGCGCCATGGCGCCGAGGTCGTCGCCGCGGACGGCCTGGATCGGGCGCTGCGCGAGGCGGACCTGGTGCTGGCCTGCTCCGGCCGCGGCACCTCGCTGTTCCCCGAGCAGTTCCTCGGCGCCGGACGCACCATCGTGCTGGACCTCGCCCTGCACTCCGACCTCCACCCCCTGGTCAGCCACCTCAAGGGCGTGACCGTGCTGGGGCTCGGCGATCTCGCGGTCGGGATCGGGGCCGGCGACGACCCGGCGCTGACCGCGGCGCGCGAGATCGTCGAGGAGACCGCAGAGGCCTTCCGCGCCCAGCAGGAGGTGCGCCGCATCGATCCCGCGATGGCCGCCATGCGCCGCGAGGTGGCCGACGCCGCCGACGAGGAGATCGACCGGCTGCGCCGCGACGTCGCGGGAGAGACCGCCGACGTGCTCGACCGCAGCGTGCGCAGGATCCTCGCCAAGGTCATGCACCACCCGGCCGAGCGAGCCCGGCACCTGGCCGAGGCCGGCTTCGCCGATGCCTACGTCGAGGCCTTCCACACCATCTTCGGGATCGACATCTCCTCCGGGGCCACGGGCGACGGCACCAGCGGGCCCGTCGGCACCAGCGGGCCCGACGGCACGAGCGGGCCCGACGGCGTCGTCCCGGCCGGGTGGATGCGGGTGGACCGCACGGTTCCGCCGCAGCTGACCGGCCAGGAGCTGGGGACGGATGCCCCGCGGATCGATGATCTGCGCGCGCAGGCTCCGGCGACGGTCCCCGTCGCGACCCTCGCCCGCCTCGCGCTGCGCGAGGGGCACTGCCCGGCCGGGTTCGGCCCGGGCGACGCCGATCCCGGCACCGGCGGGCGCGTCAGTCCCGACGCCTGA
- a CDS encoding IS110 family transposase: MYVGWDWGNTTHAVAVIDDQGHMIDRWPCQHTEEGFRATFARLATHDTPSELPVAIETTRGLTVDRLLGAGHPVVPVHPNAFNAVRPRWGAARAKDDPGDAFKLADYLRTDGHRLRTLRPIEQATLELQALVRAREDQVTARVAATNQLDALLAEHWPGAGAVFSSLDSDIALAFCDRFPTPSRARHLAPARMRDWLARQHYSGRVDPTDLVARLRGAPAPASRLGEETIAALVQAQVAVIRALKTAIDDLETQIDTALAAHPWAALIEALPRVGTVNLAQIIGEVGPLLEHAASADQLAAEAGVVPVTRASGKSRAVVFRYATNRRARQALVRWADNSRHDSPWARNIYDTAREQNKRHPHAVRILARSWLRIIYACWRDGACYDPLTHETRRTDRTHQTTDLAA; encoded by the coding sequence ATGTATGTCGGATGGGACTGGGGCAACACCACCCACGCGGTCGCCGTCATCGATGATCAGGGCCACATGATCGATCGCTGGCCCTGCCAGCACACCGAGGAAGGTTTTCGAGCCACCTTCGCCCGCCTGGCCACCCACGACACGCCCAGCGAGCTGCCGGTCGCGATTGAGACCACCCGCGGACTGACCGTCGACCGGCTCCTGGGCGCCGGGCACCCGGTCGTCCCGGTCCACCCCAATGCGTTCAACGCGGTCCGGCCCCGCTGGGGCGCGGCCCGCGCGAAGGACGATCCCGGCGACGCGTTCAAGCTCGCCGACTACCTCCGCACCGACGGGCACCGCTTGCGGACCCTGCGCCCGATCGAGCAGGCGACGCTTGAACTGCAGGCGCTGGTGCGCGCCCGCGAGGATCAAGTCACCGCCCGCGTCGCGGCGACCAACCAGCTCGACGCCCTGCTGGCCGAGCACTGGCCCGGCGCCGGCGCGGTGTTCTCCAGCCTGGACTCCGACATCGCGCTGGCTTTCTGCGACCGATTCCCCACCCCCTCCAGGGCCCGGCACCTGGCGCCGGCGAGGATGCGGGACTGGCTGGCCCGACAGCACTACTCGGGACGGGTCGATCCCACTGACCTGGTGGCCAGACTCCGCGGGGCACCCGCGCCCGCCTCGCGGCTCGGCGAGGAGACGATCGCCGCGCTGGTGCAGGCACAGGTCGCGGTCATCCGTGCCCTCAAGACCGCTATCGACGACCTCGAGACCCAGATCGACACCGCTCTGGCCGCCCACCCCTGGGCAGCGTTGATCGAGGCCCTGCCCCGAGTGGGGACCGTCAACCTCGCCCAGATCATCGGCGAGGTCGGCCCGCTGCTCGAGCACGCCGCCAGCGCGGACCAGCTCGCCGCCGAGGCCGGCGTCGTGCCCGTCACCCGCGCCTCGGGCAAGTCCCGCGCGGTCGTGTTCCGCTACGCCACCAACCGTCGCGCGCGGCAAGCCCTGGTCCGCTGGGCCGACAACTCCCGACACGACTCGCCCTGGGCGAGAAACATCTACGACACCGCCCGCGAACAGAACAAACGACACCCCCACGCCGTGCGGATCCTCGCCCGCTCCTGGCTGCGGATCATCTACGCCTGCTGGCGCGACGGTGCCTGCTACGACCCCCTCACCCACGAGACCCGCAGAACGGACAGAACACACCAAACCACCGACCTCGCGGCATAG
- the hemC gene encoding hydroxymethylbilane synthase, translating to MTTQEHTEDPRGLAPLRIGTRASALALTQSGQVGEALVESTGREVELVHVSTHGDIDRTSPLAQIGGTGVFVTAVRQALLDGTVDVVVHSCKDLPTAELEDIRMACIPPREDPRDALCARDGLSLDELPEGASVGTGSPRRAAQLLRARPDLDVRAIRGNVETRLARALGEDADLDAVVLAASGLQRVGREAVISQLLPVEIMLPAPAQGALAVEATVAALDGATADTAPAWFGPRMAAVDDPVTRAAVTAERALLRALEAGCSAPVGAYGEILGDELRLRALAIRPDGSHVVEGSARVAFDPAEDAASGQDSLPFRLGTELADDLLERGAGQILAEAKD from the coding sequence ATGACGACACAGGAGCACACCGAGGACCCGCGAGGCCTGGCCCCGCTGCGGATCGGCACCCGCGCCTCCGCCCTCGCCCTGACCCAGTCGGGACAGGTGGGCGAGGCCCTGGTGGAGAGCACGGGCCGGGAGGTCGAGCTGGTGCACGTGAGCACCCACGGCGACATCGACCGCACCAGTCCGCTCGCCCAGATCGGCGGCACGGGCGTGTTCGTCACGGCCGTGCGCCAGGCGCTGCTGGACGGCACGGTCGATGTGGTGGTCCATTCCTGCAAGGACCTGCCCACCGCGGAGCTGGAGGACATCCGCATGGCATGCATCCCGCCCCGGGAGGACCCGCGCGATGCCCTCTGCGCCCGCGACGGACTGAGTCTCGATGAGCTGCCCGAGGGCGCGAGCGTCGGCACCGGCTCCCCGCGCCGTGCCGCGCAGCTGCTGCGCGCCCGCCCGGATCTGGACGTGCGGGCGATCCGCGGCAACGTCGAGACCCGCCTCGCCCGGGCCCTCGGCGAGGACGCGGACCTCGACGCCGTGGTGCTGGCCGCCTCCGGCCTGCAGCGGGTGGGCCGCGAGGCGGTGATCAGCCAGCTGCTGCCGGTGGAGATCATGCTCCCCGCTCCGGCCCAGGGTGCGCTGGCGGTCGAGGCCACGGTCGCCGCGCTGGACGGCGCCACGGCGGATACCGCCCCGGCCTGGTTCGGGCCGCGGATGGCCGCCGTGGACGACCCGGTCACCCGCGCCGCGGTCACCGCGGAGCGGGCGCTGCTGCGGGCGCTGGAGGCGGGCTGCTCCGCCCCGGTCGGCGCCTACGGCGAGATCCTCGGGGATGAGCTGCGGCTGCGGGCGCTCGCGATCCGGCCCGACGGCTCCCACGTGGTCGAGGGCTCCGCGCGCGTCGCCTTCGACCCGGCCGAGGACGCCGCCTCCGGGCAGGACTCGCTGCCCTTCCGGCTCGGCACCGAGCTCGCCGACGATCTGCTCGAGCGCGGCGCCGGGCAGATCCTGGCCGAGGCGAAGGACTGA
- the hemE gene encoding uroporphyrinogen decarboxylase, whose translation MADASLLRELRGDRADTPSVWFMRQAGRSLPEYRALREGTTMLDSCVRPEMASEITLQPVRRHRVDAGIFFSDIVVPARQAGLGVEITPGVGPVFDHPIRTEADVDALPPLDDAYEAALDPIREAVRLTVAELGTTPLIGFAGAPFTVASYMVEGGPSRDHLRTRALMRSRPEVWERLARWVSELSGRFLRAQVLAGASAVQLFDSWVGALGADMYTAHVQPHSAAALARVADLPVPRIHFGVGAAHLLPQMWEAGATVMGVDHRLRLDQALDVLPAGAPIQGNIDPAVLFTSEQARFDEARSVLAAGSRASGHVVNLGHGVPPDTDPQVLTDLVSFLHEQDAHRA comes from the coding sequence GTGGCCGACGCCTCGCTCCTGCGAGAGCTCAGAGGTGACCGAGCAGACACCCCCAGCGTGTGGTTCATGCGACAGGCCGGTCGCTCCCTGCCGGAGTACCGGGCCCTGCGGGAGGGCACCACGATGCTGGATTCCTGCGTGCGCCCCGAGATGGCCTCGGAGATCACCCTCCAGCCCGTGCGCCGCCATCGCGTCGACGCCGGCATCTTCTTCTCCGACATCGTGGTCCCCGCCCGTCAGGCGGGCCTCGGCGTCGAGATCACGCCCGGTGTCGGCCCCGTCTTCGACCACCCGATCCGCACCGAGGCCGACGTCGACGCCCTGCCCCCGCTCGACGACGCCTACGAGGCGGCGCTCGACCCGATCCGGGAGGCCGTGCGGCTGACGGTCGCCGAGCTCGGCACCACGCCGCTGATCGGCTTCGCCGGTGCTCCCTTCACCGTGGCCAGCTACATGGTCGAGGGCGGTCCCAGCCGAGACCACCTGCGCACCCGCGCCCTGATGCGCTCGCGGCCCGAGGTGTGGGAGCGCCTGGCGCGCTGGGTCTCCGAGCTCTCGGGCCGCTTCCTGCGCGCCCAGGTGCTGGCCGGGGCCTCCGCGGTGCAGCTGTTCGACTCCTGGGTGGGCGCGCTCGGCGCCGACATGTACACCGCTCACGTCCAGCCGCATTCGGCCGCGGCCCTCGCCCGCGTCGCCGATCTGCCGGTGCCGCGCATCCACTTCGGGGTGGGCGCCGCGCATCTGCTGCCCCAGATGTGGGAGGCCGGGGCGACCGTGATGGGCGTGGACCATCGTCTGCGTCTGGACCAGGCGCTCGACGTCCTCCCCGCGGGGGCCCCGATCCAGGGCAACATCGACCCCGCCGTGCTGTTCACCTCCGAGCAGGCCCGCTTCGACGAGGCCCGCTCCGTGCTGGCGGCCGGCTCCCGGGCGAGCGGCCACGTGGTCAACCTCGGCCACGGCGTCCCGCCGGACACCGATCCGCAGGTCCTGACCGACCTGGTGAGCTTCCTGCACGAGCAGGACGCGCACCGGGCATGA
- a CDS encoding acyltransferase family protein codes for MSPDVPGTAATHAGRFRPELHGLRGLAIGLVVLYHVWFDRVSGGVDVFLFISSFLLVGTFLRVIDRGGATRPLAYWARTFKRLLPPTAVVSLATLAGVWLILPPQRWMPALTDAAGSLLHVQNWVLIRRGVDYYAADAAGPSPFQHFWSLSIQGQVFLAWPLLIALAVVVARLLRRPVRPVLAVAFAAVLVASFAWSVHSTATQQQIAYFDTFTRLWEFAAGSLLGLLLPWWESRSAARRDRRYRRGRRRARTGAAVAPRVVAGWLGIAGLVSCGLLIDVQGAFPGWIAAWPLAAAALVLIVGTTGHRLSVDHLLATGPAKVLGDISYALYLVHWPLLTLYLAHTGKPRAGLLDGLVLILVSLAIAWLLTSLVDTPIRRWPWAGARARRSGLVAMATLVIGLAPVIGAQQYLLAGQRAAETQAVADNPGARVLETDYEPAPGADPSAAVIPTAALVGEDWVSGEEECSGQLAPRGSETEQLGALCRVVPGASADAPVIVSVGDSRMEQFSASLIELAQREGWTLVTLWKGGCTFAPDAEISPDCDAFSRAAADYLDRVDPDTVALATTTFGHDGAETLTPGMDTTLPTITGRGTTVLAVRALPRFEDDPAGCAAEHGADAASCEVPLPAPLTESRPDAELLSTVGEAAVPVDPVPLVCPNGTCSPVIGKVMVFLDGDHLTGTYAATMQDGVDAQLAAGGFTW; via the coding sequence ATGAGTCCCGACGTCCCGGGCACCGCCGCGACCCACGCCGGACGATTCCGGCCGGAGCTGCACGGGCTGCGCGGCCTGGCGATCGGCCTGGTCGTGCTGTACCACGTGTGGTTCGACCGGGTCTCCGGCGGGGTCGACGTGTTCCTGTTCATCTCCTCGTTCCTGCTGGTCGGAACGTTCCTGCGGGTCATCGACCGGGGCGGGGCGACGAGACCGCTCGCCTACTGGGCACGCACCTTCAAGCGGCTGCTGCCGCCGACGGCGGTGGTCTCGCTGGCGACCCTGGCCGGGGTCTGGCTGATCCTGCCGCCGCAGCGCTGGATGCCCGCCCTGACCGATGCGGCCGGATCCCTGCTGCACGTGCAGAACTGGGTGCTGATCCGACGCGGGGTGGACTACTACGCGGCCGACGCGGCCGGCCCCTCCCCCTTCCAGCACTTCTGGTCGCTGTCCATCCAGGGGCAGGTGTTCCTGGCCTGGCCGCTGCTGATCGCCCTGGCCGTGGTGGTGGCGCGGCTGCTGCGCCGCCCTGTGCGGCCGGTGCTGGCCGTGGCGTTCGCAGCGGTGCTGGTGGCCTCCTTCGCCTGGTCGGTGCACTCGACCGCCACCCAGCAGCAGATCGCGTACTTCGACACCTTCACCCGGCTGTGGGAGTTCGCCGCCGGCAGCCTGCTGGGCCTGCTGCTGCCCTGGTGGGAGTCCCGCAGCGCCGCCCGACGAGACCGACGATACCGACGGGGCCGACGCCGCGCGAGAACCGGTGCGGCTGTGGCACCGCGCGTGGTGGCGGGCTGGCTGGGGATCGCCGGTCTGGTCTCCTGCGGGCTGCTGATCGACGTCCAGGGGGCCTTCCCCGGGTGGATCGCCGCCTGGCCCCTGGCCGCCGCGGCCCTGGTGCTCATCGTCGGCACCACGGGGCATCGGCTGTCCGTGGACCATCTGCTGGCCACCGGCCCCGCGAAGGTGCTCGGGGACATCTCCTACGCCCTGTACCTGGTGCACTGGCCGCTGCTGACCCTGTACCTGGCCCACACCGGGAAGCCGCGCGCCGGACTGCTCGACGGCCTGGTGCTGATCCTGGTCTCGCTCGCGATCGCGTGGCTGCTGACGTCCCTGGTGGACACCCCGATCCGACGCTGGCCCTGGGCGGGCGCCCGCGCCCGACGCTCCGGACTCGTCGCCATGGCCACCCTGGTGATCGGCCTCGCCCCGGTGATCGGCGCCCAGCAGTACCTGCTGGCCGGGCAGCGCGCCGCGGAGACGCAGGCGGTGGCGGACAACCCCGGCGCCCGGGTGCTGGAGACGGACTACGAGCCCGCACCCGGAGCGGACCCGTCGGCCGCCGTGATCCCCACGGCCGCCCTGGTCGGCGAGGACTGGGTCAGCGGCGAGGAGGAGTGCTCCGGGCAGCTGGCGCCCCGTGGGTCGGAGACCGAGCAGCTCGGTGCCCTGTGCCGCGTCGTGCCCGGGGCGAGCGCGGACGCCCCGGTGATCGTCAGCGTCGGTGATTCCCGCATGGAGCAGTTCTCCGCCTCCTTGATCGAGCTCGCGCAGCGGGAGGGCTGGACCCTGGTGACGCTGTGGAAGGGCGGCTGCACCTTCGCGCCGGACGCCGAGATCAGCCCCGACTGCGACGCCTTCTCCCGGGCCGCCGCCGACTACCTCGACCGCGTGGACCCCGACACCGTGGCCCTGGCCACCACCACCTTCGGCCACGACGGGGCCGAGACGCTCACCCCGGGGATGGATACGACCCTGCCCACGATCACCGGGCGCGGGACCACCGTGCTGGCCGTGCGCGCCCTGCCGCGCTTCGAGGACGATCCCGCCGGGTGCGCGGCCGAGCACGGCGCCGACGCCGCCTCCTGCGAGGTCCCGCTGCCCGCGCCGCTGACCGAGTCCCGGCCCGACGCCGAGCTGCTGAGCACGGTCGGTGAGGCGGCGGTGCCGGTCGATCCGGTCCCCCTGGTCTGTCCGAACGGGACCTGCTCCCCGGTCATCGGGAAGGTGATGGTCTTCCTCGACGGCGACCACCTCACCGGCACCTACGCCGCCACGATGCAGGACGGCGTCGATGCCCAGCTGGCCGCGGGCGGCTTCACCTGGTGA
- a CDS encoding protoporphyrinogen/coproporphyrinogen oxidase, whose product MSERTLVVGGGLAGLLAARRHQRAGHRVVLLEATGTIGGAIAPVELPGEDAAADLALNAGAEAYATGSGAVDALVAELGLAELVVAPREGLGSRVVSDAGVHPAPGGSVLGIPGDPLATDVRAVLGTRAALRASLERFLPASIGARPGATVAEVVARRLGPAVLERLVAPIVGGVHSSDPARLEFAAASPPLSAGLAEHGSLTAAVRRLRGGSTASAGTRVHSLAPTLAALPEALREQILAAGGIVRTSVTARAVERSEAGWVVRTDRDESLTADRLVLACPPDTAHDLLAPAGGDLRAIAEAIPQAPSAAVRLAVLVLDAPALDAFPSGTGALVAPGTAGIRAKALTHASAKWTHVQRLARTALPSAASPHVVRLSYGRPGEELPPREEIVDLALADASRILGTELGPEQLRAARVIDWDRAMRQARPGHRAALETLGELLTALPSARTLELVGSWRAGTGIDAIVRADSAAIDPSAPDSSTTEGPRS is encoded by the coding sequence ATGAGCGAGCGCACCCTCGTCGTCGGCGGCGGCCTCGCGGGGCTGCTCGCCGCGCGTCGTCATCAGCGCGCCGGGCACCGGGTGGTGCTGCTCGAGGCCACCGGCACCATCGGCGGCGCGATCGCACCGGTCGAGCTCCCGGGCGAGGACGCCGCCGCGGACCTCGCGCTGAACGCGGGTGCGGAGGCGTACGCGACCGGCTCCGGAGCGGTCGACGCCCTGGTGGCGGAGCTGGGCCTGGCCGAGCTCGTCGTCGCCCCGCGGGAGGGCCTGGGCAGCCGCGTGGTCTCCGACGCCGGGGTGCACCCCGCCCCGGGCGGATCGGTCCTCGGCATCCCGGGCGATCCGCTGGCCACCGACGTCCGGGCCGTGCTCGGCACCCGGGCCGCCCTGCGCGCGAGCCTGGAGCGGTTCCTGCCCGCCTCCATCGGCGCCCGGCCCGGTGCGACCGTCGCCGAGGTGGTCGCCCGGCGGCTCGGGCCCGCGGTGCTCGAGCGCCTGGTCGCCCCGATCGTCGGCGGGGTGCACTCCTCCGATCCCGCGCGTCTCGAGTTCGCCGCCGCGTCCCCTCCGCTCAGCGCGGGTCTGGCCGAGCACGGCTCGCTGACCGCGGCCGTGCGCCGCCTGCGCGGCGGCAGCACCGCGAGCGCCGGCACCCGCGTCCACTCCCTCGCCCCCACCCTCGCCGCCCTGCCCGAGGCGCTGCGGGAGCAGATCCTCGCAGCCGGCGGCATCGTCCGCACCTCCGTCACGGCACGCGCCGTGGAGCGTTCGGAGGCCGGCTGGGTGGTGCGCACCGATCGCGACGAGAGCCTCACGGCGGACCGCCTGGTCCTCGCCTGCCCGCCCGATACCGCCCATGACCTGCTGGCGCCCGCCGGCGGAGACCTCCGGGCGATCGCCGAGGCGATCCCGCAGGCCCCGTCGGCCGCCGTGCGACTGGCCGTGCTGGTGCTCGACGCCCCGGCGCTGGACGCCTTCCCCTCCGGCACCGGCGCCCTGGTCGCGCCGGGCACCGCGGGGATCCGGGCGAAGGCCCTGACCCACGCGAGCGCCAAGTGGACCCACGTCCAGCGCCTGGCCCGAACGGCTCTGCCGTCGGCCGCGAGCCCGCACGTGGTGCGGCTGTCCTACGGTCGACCCGGGGAGGAGCTGCCCCCGCGCGAGGAGATCGTCGACCTCGCCCTCGCCGACGCCTCCCGGATCCTCGGCACCGAGCTGGGTCCCGAGCAGCTGCGCGCCGCGCGTGTGATCGACTGGGACCGGGCGATGCGCCAGGCCCGGCCCGGCCATCGCGCCGCCCTCGAGACCCTCGGCGAGCTGCTCACCGCGCTCCCGTCCGCCCGCACCCTAGAACTCGTCGGCTCCTGGCGGGCCGGCACCGGCATCGACGCGATCGTCCGCGCCGACTCCGCCGCCATCGACCCATCCGCTCCGGACTCATCCACCACGGAAGGACCCCGCTCATGA